The Raphanus sativus cultivar WK10039 chromosome 2, ASM80110v3, whole genome shotgun sequence genome includes a region encoding these proteins:
- the LOC108842446 gene encoding uncharacterized protein LOC108842446: MATDANQQAQLAMVLGSDTAPFETLISHLMSSSNEQRSSAEALFNLAKQTNPDTLALKLAHLLQLSPHPEGRAMAAVLLRKLLTRDDAYLWPRLSLPTQSSLKSSMMACIQREEAKSISKKICDTVSELASGILPENGWPELLPFVFQCVASDSSKLQESAFLILAQLSQYVGETLTPHIKHLHGVFLQCLSSNAVSSDVKIAALNAVISFVQCLSNSTERDRFQDVLPAMIRTLTESLNNGNEATAQEALELFIELAGTEPRFLRRQLVDIVASMLQIAEAESLEESTRHLAVEFLVTLAEARERAPGMVRKLPQFIDRLFAALMKMLEDIEDDPAWYSAETEDEDAGETSNYSMGQECLDRLAIALGGNTIVPVAYQQFSAYLVASEWQKHHASLIALAQIAEGCSKVMIKNLEQVVSMILSQFQSPHPRVRWAAINAIGQLSTDLGPDLQNQHHQRVLPALAAAMDDFQNPRVQAHAASAVLNFSENCTPEILAPYLDGIVSKLLVLLQNGKQMVQEGALTALASVADSSQEHFQKYYDVVMPYLKTILMNATDKSKRMLRAKSMECISLVGMAVGKDRFKEDARQVMEVLMSLQGSEMEADDPITSYMLQAWARLCKCLGQEFLPYMTVVMPPLLQSAQLKPDVTITSADSEDEAEDSDDESMETIILGDKRIGIKTSVLEEKATACNMLCCYADELKEGFFPWVDQVALTLVPLLKFYFHEEVRRAAVSAMPELMRSAKLAIEKGQADGRDISYLKQLSDYIIPAMLEALHKEPDTEICVSMLEAINECLQISGNLLDEGKIRSIIDEVKQVMTASSSRKQERGERAHAEDFDAEEGELIKEENEQEEEIFDQVGEILGTLVKTFKASFLPYFDELSSYLTPMWGRDKTAEERRIAICIFDDVAEQCRDAAFKYYDTYLPFVLEACNDESADVRQAAVYGLGVCAEFGGSVFKPLVGEALSRLNVVIQHPNARQSENAMAYDNAVSAVGKICQFHRDSIDSSQVLPAWLNCLPISNDVMEAKVVHDQLCSMVERQDVDLLGPNNQYLPKILTVFAEVLTRKDVVTEETAGRMVNIIRQLQQTLPQSALASVWSTLKPEQQVALQSMLSS; the protein is encoded by the exons ATGGCTACCGACGCGAATCAGCAAGCACAGCTCGCGATGGTCCTCGGCTCCGATACGGCGCCGTTCGAGACTCTCATCTCCCACCTCATGTCCTCCTCCAACGAGCAACGCTCCTCCGCGGAGGCTCTCTTCAATCTCGCCAAGCAGACCAATCCAGACACCCTCGCCTTGAAGCTCGCTCACCTCCTCCAGCTCTCTCCCCACCCCGAGGGCCGCGCCATGGCCGCCGTTCTCCTCCGCAAGCTCCTCACGCGGGACGACGCTTACCTCTGGCCGCGCCTCTCCCTCCCCACTCAATCCTCCCTCAAATCGTCGATGATGGCTTGCATCCAGCGCGAGGAGGCCAAATCGATCTCGAAGAAGATCTGCGACACGGTCTCCGAGCTCGCCTCCGGGATCCTCCCGGAGAACGGATGGCCGGAGCTGCTTCCGTTCGTTTTCCAGTGCGTGGCGTCCGATTCGTCGAAGCTCCAGGAGTCGGCGTTTTTGATCTTGGCGCAGCTGTCGCAGTACGTTGGGGAGACTCTGACTCCTCACATCAAACATCTACACGGCGTCTTCCTCCAATGTTTAAGTAGTAACGCCGTTAGCTCGGACGTTAAAATCGCCGCGCTTAACGCCGTGATTAGTTTCGTCCAGTGTCTATCCAACTCCACGGAGCGCGATAGGTTCCAAGACGTTTTGCCAGCGATGATCAGAACGTTGACCGAGTCCCTCAACAACGGGAACGAAGCGACCGCGCAGGAGGCGCTGGAGCTTTTCATCGAGCTGGCCGGCACCGAGCCGCGGTTCCTCAGGCGGCAGCTCGTTGACATTGTTGCCTCGATGCTTCAGATCGCTGAGGCTGAGTCTCTCGAGGAGAGTACGCGCCACCTGGCGGTTGAGTTTTTGGTGACTCTTGCTGAGGCGCGTGAGCGTGCTCCTGGGATGGTTAGAAAACTGCCTCAGTTTATTGACAGGTTGTTTGCGGCGCTGATGAAAATGCTCGAGGATATAGAGGACGATCCTGCTTGGTACAGCGCTGAGACTGAGGACGAGGACGCTGGCGAGACTAGCAACTACAGTATGGGTCAAGAGTGTTTGGATCGGTTAGCGATTGCCTTGGGAGGGAACACTATTGTTCCGGTTGCGTATCAGCAGTTTTCTGCTTACTTGGTTGCCTCTGAGTGGCAGAAACACCACGCTTCTTTGATTGCGCTTGCTCAGATTGCTGAAGGTTGCTCAAAG GTGATGATTAAAAATCTAGAGCAAGTGGTGTCTATGATTTTGAGCCAATTTCAAAGTCCTCATCCTCGTGTAAGGTGGGCAGCCATAAATGCGATTGGACAGTTGTCTACAGATTTGGGTCCAGATTTGCAGAACCAACATCATCAGAGAGTGCTCCCTGCGCTTGCTGCTGCTATGGATGATTTCCAGAATCCACGAGTGCAA GCTCATGCTGCTTCAGCAGTACTCAACTTCAGTGAAAATTGTACACCTGAAATATTGGCACCTTATTTAGACGGAATTGTGAGCAAGTTGCTTGTGCTCCTACAA AATGGAAAGCAAATGGTGCAAGAAGGAGCTTTAACAGCTCTTGCTTCAGTTGCTGATTCATCGCAG GAACACTTCCAAAAATACTATGATGTTGTCATGCCTTATCTCAAAACTATTTTGATGAACGCAACTGACAAATCAAAGCGGATGCTTCGTGCCAAATCTATGGAATGCATCAGTCTTGTTGGAATGGCAGTTGGAAAGGACAGATTTAAGGAAGATGCTAGACAG GTCATGGAAGTGCTTATGTCATTGCAAGGTTCTGAAATGGAGGCAGATGATCCGATAACGAGTTACATGTTACAG GCATGGGCTCGGCTTTGCAAGTGTCTAGGCCAAGAATTCCTCCCATACATGACTGTGGTGATGCCTCCTTTGCTTCAGTCAGCTCAACTTAAACCAGATGTAACAATTACATCTGCTGATTCAGAAGATGAAGCAGAGGATTCTGATGATgaaag CATGGAGACAATTATCCTGGGGGACAAAAGAATAGGAATCAAAACGAGTGTCCTAGAGGAAAAAGCCACAGCTTGTAACATGCTTTGTTGCTATGCTGATGAGTTAAAAGAAGGATTTTTTCCCTGGGTTGATCAG GTTGCACTTACACTGGTTCCTTTGCTGAAATTCTATTTTCACGAAGAAGTTAGAAGAGCTGCTGTGTCAG CCATGCCGGAACTAATGCGCTCAGCCAAACTGGCAATAGAGAAAGGACAAGCCGATGGGCGCGACATATCCTATTTGAAGCAGCTTTCTGACTACATTATCCCAGCCATGCTGGAAGCTTTGCATAAA GAGCCTGATACGGAGATTTGTGTCAGTATGTTGGAAGCTATCAATGAATGCTTGCAG ATCTCTGGAAATCTTTTGGACGAAGGGAAAATTAGATCCATAATTGATGAGGTAAAGCAAGTTATGACAGCAAGCTCTAGTAGGAAGCAAGAGAGGGGAGAGAGGGCCCATGCTGAAGATTTTGACGCTGAAGAGGGAGAGCTTATTAAAGAGGAAAATGAGCAAGAGGAAGAAATTTTTGATCAG GTTGGAGAAATATTGGGAACATTGGTAAAGACTTTCAAGGCCTCGTTTCTGCCTTACTTCGATGAATTATCCTCTTATTTGACTCCTATGTGG GGAAGGGATAAAACAGCTGAAGAGAGAAGGATTGCAATATGCATCTTTGATGATGTTGCTGAACAGTGCCGTGACGCTGCCTTTAA ATACTATGATACTTATCTTCCATTCGTACTGGAAGCTTGCAATGACGAGAGCGCAGATGTTCGACAG GCTGCCGTTTATGGGCTTGGTGTTTGTGCTGAGTTTGGCGGATCTGTATTCAAGCCTCTTGTCGGAG AGGCCCTGTCAAGATTGAATGTTGTGATACAGCATCCAAATGCTCGGCAGTCTGAAAATGCCATGGCATATGATAATGCTGTATCCGCTGTGGGAAAGATCTGCCAATTTCACCGTGATAGTATCGATTCTTCTCAG GTACTTCCTGCGTGGTTGAACTGTTTGCCTATAAGTAATGATGTCATGGAAGCCAAAGTTGTTCATGATCAGCTCTGCTCAATGGTTGAGAG GCAAGATGTGGACCTTTTAGGCCCCAATAACCAGTATCTGCCAAAAATCTTAACAGTATTTGCTGAG GTGCTTACAAGGAAAGATGTGGTGACAGAAGAGACGGCAGGTCGTATGGTTAATATAATAAGGCAACTTCAGCAAACACTGCCACAATCGGCATTGGCCTCAGTATGGTCAACATTGAAACCAGAGCAGCAGGTCGCTCTCCAGTCCATGCTTTCCTCCTAA
- the LOC108817262 gene encoding chaperonin-like RbcX protein 2, chloroplastic isoform X1, which translates to MVGALFVVGSSVMDSCLCLDAHTRTRSKKKILGSASARKMELGSSFTSSGIVFRISSKKRVPRIANRRKKLLIVSEDVAGNYDDTFGDVKTNLVNYFTYKAVRTVLHQLYEMNPPQYTWFYNYVVSNRPTDGKRFLRKLGKENQELAERVMITRLHLYGKWIKKCDHGKIYQDISDENLALMRERLMETVIWPSDDSSSEVIG; encoded by the exons ATGGTGGGTGCTCTGTTTGTTGTTGGCTCATCGGTGATGGATTCATGTTTATGTCTGGATGCTCACACTAGGACCAGGAGCAAGAAGAAGATCCTTGGCAGTGCCAGTGCAAGAAAGATGGAACTAGGGAGCTCCTTTACTAGTTCAGGCATTGTTTTCAGGATTTCTTCGAAGAAGCGTGTCCCAAGGATTGCGAATCGAAGAAAGAAGCTCTTGATTGTGAGTGAGGACGTTGCTGGGAACTACGATGATACCTTCGGCGATGTCAAAACG AACCTTGTTAACTATTTCACGTACAAAGCTGTGAGGACGGTTCTTCATCAGCTCTACGAGATGAATCCTCCTCAATACACTTGGTTCTATAA TTACGTCGTATCGAACAGACCAACCGATGGTAAACGATTCCTCCGCAAACTCGGCAAG GAAAATCAGGAGCTTGCAGAAAGAGTGATGATCACGCGTCTCCACTTGTATGGCAAGTGGATCAAG AAATGCGACCATGGGAAGATATACCAAGATATATCGGATGAGAACTTGGCGTTGATGCGTGAACGCCTCATGGAGACGGTGATATGGCCTTCCGATGACTCGAGCTCCGAGGTTATTGGCTGA
- the LOC108817262 gene encoding chaperonin-like RbcX protein 2, chloroplastic isoform X2 — protein MVGALFVVGSSVMDSCLCLDAHTRTRSKKKILGSASARKMELGSSFTSSGIVFRISSKKRVPRIANRRKKLLIVSEDVAGNYDDTFGDVKTNLVNYFTYKAVRTVLHQLYEMNPPQYTWFYNYVVSNRPTDGKRFLRKLGKENQELAERVMITRLHLYGKWIKCCCCICRNATMGRYTKIYRMRTWR, from the exons ATGGTGGGTGCTCTGTTTGTTGTTGGCTCATCGGTGATGGATTCATGTTTATGTCTGGATGCTCACACTAGGACCAGGAGCAAGAAGAAGATCCTTGGCAGTGCCAGTGCAAGAAAGATGGAACTAGGGAGCTCCTTTACTAGTTCAGGCATTGTTTTCAGGATTTCTTCGAAGAAGCGTGTCCCAAGGATTGCGAATCGAAGAAAGAAGCTCTTGATTGTGAGTGAGGACGTTGCTGGGAACTACGATGATACCTTCGGCGATGTCAAAACG AACCTTGTTAACTATTTCACGTACAAAGCTGTGAGGACGGTTCTTCATCAGCTCTACGAGATGAATCCTCCTCAATACACTTGGTTCTATAA TTACGTCGTATCGAACAGACCAACCGATGGTAAACGATTCCTCCGCAAACTCGGCAAG GAAAATCAGGAGCTTGCAGAAAGAGTGATGATCACGCGTCTCCACTTGTATGGCAAGTGGATCAAG TGTTGTTGTTGTATCTGTAGAAATGCGACCATGGGAAGATATACCAAGATATATCGGATGAGAACTTGGCGTTGA
- the LOC108817272 gene encoding uncharacterized protein LOC108817272: MALHRFFFFFSLTLLTTTTLSLFEPDPDSISTVYELLPKYGLPSGLLPDSVTKFTLSDDGRFVVYLAKSCEIEFDYRVRYEETVSGRISYGSITELKGIQVKRLFIWLDVDEIKVDLPPTDSIYFKVGFINKKLGIDQFKTVHSCGVSGSCGGSWKSFLQLPGMMNEAEMLITE, translated from the exons ATGGCCCTCcaccgcttcttcttcttcttctctctcaccCTCCTCACCACGACGACCCTCTCCCTCTTCGAACCCGACCCGGATTCGATCTCCACCGTCTACGAACTCCTCCCCAAGTACGGCCTCCCAAGCGGCCTCTTGCCGGACTCCGTCACCAAATTCACCCTCTCGGACGACGGCCGATTCGTCGTCTACTTGGCCAAGTCCTGCGAAATCGAATTCGACTACCGCGTCCGCTACGAGGAGACCGTATCCGGACGGATTAGCTACGGATCCATCACCGAGCTGAAGGGTATCCAGGTGAAGCGGCTGTTTATCTGGTTGGACGTCGACGAGATCAAGGTCGATCTACCTCCCACGGATTCGATCTACTTCAAGGTTGGGTTTATCAATAAGAAGCTTGGTATTGACCAGTTCAAGACTGTGCATTCTTGCGGCGTCTCTGGGTCTTGTGGAGGTTCTTGGAAGAGTTTTCTCCAG CTTCCAGGAATGATGAATGAAGCTGAGATGCTCATCACCGAGTAA